A DNA window from Mastomys coucha isolate ucsf_1 unplaced genomic scaffold, UCSF_Mcou_1 pScaffold21, whole genome shotgun sequence contains the following coding sequences:
- the LOC116103598 gene encoding 60S ribosomal protein L30-like produces MVAAKKTKKSLESINSRLQLVMKSGKYVLGYKQTLKMIRQGKAKLVILANNCPALRKSEIEYYAMLAKTGIHHYSGNNIELGTACGKYYRVCTLAIIDPGDSDIIRSMPEQTGEK; encoded by the coding sequence atggtggcCGCAAAGAAGACGAAAAAGTCTCTGGAGTCGATCAACTCTAGGCTCCAGCTTGTTATGAAAAGTGGAAAGTACGTGCTGGGATACAAACAGACTCTGAAGATGATCAGGCAAGGCAAAGCGAAGTTGGTTATCCTCGCCAACAACTGCCCAGCTTTGAGGAAATCTGAAATAGAGTACTATGCCATGTTGGCTAAAACTGGTATCCATCACTACAGTGGCAATAATATTGAATTGGGTACAGCGTGTGGAAAATACTACAGAGTATGTACACTGGCTATCATTGACCCAGGTGATTCTGATATTATTAGAAGCATGCCAGAACAGACTGGTGAGAAGTAA